One window of Nicotiana tomentosiformis chromosome 11, ASM39032v3, whole genome shotgun sequence genomic DNA carries:
- the LOC104096093 gene encoding zinc finger protein 4-like: MDAFSMKKPCSSEASSISAANEEIDTNTKKMKGKVMDLGSELKPHELSSAGVLLDLKVHNGASNLELNLFNLTSSIKNSAPASESSNEGTPNKQRRSSETRVFSCSFCKREFSTSQALGGHQNAHKQERALAKRRNALVDVVSPFGPPNYHTYYNPYSSYTTHLPFHGSFTSRSSLGVQGHSSAIHKPSPYNPWSAFSGYNYRFNPEKWSSSGSSLFRPENLGIGSAPLENSLKFENKNSAKGFSVRDSPVKVDNNRDGNNKRKMGFVEEDAEENEEESEIDLDLNLKL, translated from the coding sequence ATGGATGCCTTTTCAATGAAAAAACCATGCTCTTCTGAGGCCTCTAGCATCTCTGCTGCCAATGAAGAGATCGACACAAACACGAAGAAAATGAAAGGTAAAGTTATGGATTTAGGATCCGAGTTAAAGCCACATGAATTATCATCTGCTGGTGTACTTCTTGATCTTAAAGTCCATAATGGTGCCTCAAATCTTGAACTCAATCTTTTCAATTTAACTTCTAGCATTAAGAATTCGGCTCCGGCTAGTGAGTCTTCTAATGAGGGAACGCCTAATAAGCAAAGGCGTTCCTCGGAAACTAGGGTTTTCTCTTGCAGCTTCTGTAAGAGAGAATTCTCCACTTCTCAAGCCCTAGGAGGACATCAAAATGCTCATAAACAAGAGAGAGCTTTGGCTAAAAGGCGAAACGCACTTGTTGATGTTGTTTCTCCTTTTGGCCCTCCCAATTATCACACTTActataatccctactcaagttacACCACACATTTGCCATTTCATGGTTCTTTTACTAGTAGATCATCCCTTGGTGTTCAAGGTCATTCTTCCGCTATTCATAAGCCTTCTCCATACAATCCATGGTCGGCTTTCTCGGGCTACAATTATCGATTTAACCCTGAAAAGTGGTCATCATCAGGCTCATCACTTTTTAGGCCAGAAAATCTTGGAATTGGAAGTGCTCCTTTGGAGAATTCCCTCAAGTTTGAGAACAAAAATAGTGCAAAGGGTTTCAGCGTAAGGGATTCACCAGTTAAGGTTGACAATAATCGTGATGGAAATAATAAAAGGAAGATGGGATTTGTAGAGGAGGATGCAGAAGAGAATGAAGAAGAGTCAGAGATTGATCTAGATCTGAATCTAAagctttaa
- the LOC104096172 gene encoding uncharacterized protein translates to MPFVEALEKMSGYAKFMKYLVTKNKNVNFETIKVSHQRSAIISQTGVNKMEDPGAFTIPYAIGLTSFTKALCDLGASINLMPYAVFKKLGLGDPRPTTMKLLMEDQILKKPMCVIDDVLVKVDHFYFPTDFVIVDCEVDVEIPIILGRPFLAAGRAICDVETKELKFRLNDEEAIFHIQKSTKQPHDDGVISIIDVVDDVVDDDMEDICMEEALQAAILNFNNKAMEGYNEAVIAKEGLTSYSYKPEKLFLDLEK, encoded by the coding sequence atgCCTTTTGTCGAAGCTCTTGAAAAGATGTCAGGTTATGCTAAATTCATGAAGTACTTAGTCACTAAGAATAAGAATGTTAATTTTGAGACCATCAAGGTTAGCCACCAACGTAGTGCAATCATCTCACAAACCGGGGTTAACAAGATGGAAGACCCGGGGGCTTTCACTATTCCTTATGCTATTGGGTTGACAAGCTTCACAAAAGCTTTGTGTGATTTAGGGGCTAGTATCAATTTAATGCCCTATGCCGTATTCAAGAAGTTAGGTTTGGGGGATCCTAGACCTACCACAATGAAGTTATTAATGGAGGATCAAATATTGAAGAAACCAATGTGTGTCATTGATGATGTCCTTGTCAAAGTGGATCATTTCTATTTTCCAACTGACTTTGTAATAGTGGATTGTGAAGTGGATGTAGAAATTCCAATCATCCTTGGAAGGCCTTTCTTGGCTGCCGGGCGAGCTATTTGTGATGTTGAGACGAAAGAGCTCAAATTTAGATTGAATGATGAAGAGGCAATTTTTCATATTCAAAAGTCAACGAAACAACCACATGACGATGGTGTGATATCCATAATTGATGTGGTGGATGATGTGGTTGATGATGACATGGAAGATATTTGCATGGAAGAAGCTCTACAAGCGGCTATCCTCAATTTTAATAATAAGGCCATGGAAGGTTACAACGAAGCTGTGATAGCTAAGGAGGGACTCACTTCATATTCTTACAAGCCCGAGAAATTATTCCTTGACTTGGAAAAATGA